The Planctomycetia bacterium genome segment CACGCCCCAGTGGCGGCAATTCGCGGCGGGTCGCACGTTGGTAGAACGGCAACTCGGCATGGACGCTTGGGAGGCCGCGAAGAGTTTGCTCGGGCATCGCGTCGCAGTCGCCCTCTATCCGCGCGGTCCGGGCGAAAAGCCGAACGTCGTCGCGCTCGTGCGCACCGCGGACGCGGGCTTCCTGCCACAACTCCGCGAACAACTCGCGCCCATGCTGGCGTTGGCCGAGGAGAAGTTGCATGTGTCGCAAGCCCTCGATGGTGTTGAACGCATCAACCTCGATAACCATGGCTTCCTCGCTTGGAAGGGCGATTGGCTCGTCTTCGCCGACAAGGAACAACTGCTCGATCAATCGCTCTCGTTGCTAGCGAAAAATGAAGGCGAGTCGCTGAAACAAGACCAGCCGTATCAAGCGATGCTCGCGCAGGCGAAATGGGACGCGCCACCAAGCGATTCCAACACTCGTTTGCTGCGCGTTTACGCGAACATGGCGATGATCAACCAAGCCGCGGGAGGGCGCTTCGTTCCGGAAAAGCTGGATAACGCGCTTAGCTCTTTAGTGCTGGGCGAAAGCTTGCAATTGGCGAGTCGCAGTCCTTACCTGTCCGTGGCCGTCGACGTGGGCGACCACGGTTGGCTCGCCACGGCCACGACCGCCGGCGATCGCGCCGAGTTGGGCGAACTCTACGCCCCGTTCTTTCCGCCGGCTGGCGAAGCGGGCGTGAAGCCGTTTCCGGAGGTTCCCAAGCTGTTAGGCGGCGTGACGATTTATCGCGACTTCGCCAAGTGGTACGGACTTCGCGAGCAACTGCTGCAAGAGCAACTGATGCCAGAGTTCGATAAGTTCGAAAGCGGGCTGGCGAACTTGCTCCCTGGGAAAGACTTTGGCGAGGACGTGCTGCCGCTGGTCGGACGTCGGTTGACGTTCGTCGCCGCGCCGCAGGATTTTGCGCATTTGGATGGAGAGCCGGCGGTCAAGCTGCCGGGCTTCGCACTCGTCGTCGAGCTCGCCAAACCGGACGAGGCGGCGGCGATCCTGCAATTTTTCACACAGACCCTGGCGGCGATCCTCAACATCGAGGCCGGTCAACAAGGCCGGCAGCCCTGGGTGATGACCTCCGAGGCGTATCAAGGCGTGCAAATCGCCTACGCCGACTATCTGGACAAACCGACGGGCGACAAACTTGGCATCGCGTTCAACTTCCTGCCGGCGACCGCGCGCGTCGGCGATCAATACATTCTCAGTTCCTCACGAGGACTTTGCCGGCAACTCGTCGACGCATTGCAACAACCGGCAACTTCCATCGGCGCGCACGAAGCGCCGCGCACGATCGACACTTCGCTGCAGGTTGGACCGATCACGGATTTGTTGGAAGAAAATCGCGAATTCTTCCAAGGCCGCATGATCCAGGAGGGGCGTACCGCCGAGGAAGCCAAGGCGGAATTCGACGTGCTGATCACGTTGCTGCGCCGCCTCGTGTCGCTGAGACTGAGCACCGTGGCGGAAGCCAAGACCTTCCAACTGCAATTCGCGGGGAGCTGGCAATGAGCGCCGCGGCCGATCCGCTCGCCCCGTTCGACGTGGCGACATCCGGCTGGACGCGCCGTCACGCCGCGCACTTGCTCTGGCGCGCGCAACACGGCGCGACCGACGCGGAAGTCACCCGCGCCCACGAGGAAGGGTTGCCCGCCACGCTCGATCGCTTGCTAAGTCCGCAGCCAGAAACTTCGGAGTTCACTGCGGCCGACGCCACGCTGGCGCAGTTGGCCGCGGATTCCGGCGACATTGGGGATCTCAAAGCCTGGTGGGCGCACCGCATCGTGCGGACAGCGAATCCACTCGTCGAAAAGATGACGTTGTTTTGGCACAATCACTTCGCCACCTCGAACACGAAGGTCGATTCCGTCCCGCGGATGACGGCGCAGAACGACACTTTGCGCACGCACGCGGTGGGCAGCTTTCGGGAACTTCTCGGCGCGATGACCCGCGACGTAGCGATGCTGGTCTGGCTCGACGGTAATGCGAACCGCCGCCGGCAGCCGAACGAAAACTTCGCCCGCGAGCTGCTGGAATTGTTCGCCCTAGGCGTCGGCAACTACACGGAGCGCGACATCCAGGAGGCCGCCCGCGCGTTCACTGGCGGGCACGTGCGTCAGGAGAAGTTCTGGTTCAACGCCCGGCAACATGACGAGGGCGCGAAGCAAGTCTTCGGCGCGTCCGGCAATTTCGACGGCGGCGAAATCATCGATCTTTGCCTCGCGCAGCCGTCCTGCGCCTGCTTTTTGGCGACCAAGTTGTTGCGCCAATTCGTCATGCCGTTGCCGCCGGACCAATCCATTGATGCCCTCGCTGCGAAGTTGCGCGAGCAAGACTATCAGCTTGCGCCGGCGCTGCGAACGCTCTTCGCCTCGGAGTTATTTTTCAGCGCCGCGGCGGAGCGTTCCATCATCAAGAGTCCCGCCGACCTGGTGCTCGGTACATTGCGCACGTTGGAAGCCCGCGCAAACTTGCGCCCCGCGGTGCAACTCATGGCGGAGCTAGGGCAGAATCTGTTCGAGCCTCCCACCGTGAAAGGCTGGGAAGGAGGCCGGCTGTGGATCAATTCCGCGAGCATGCTCAAACGCGCGAACTTCGCGACGG includes the following:
- a CDS encoding DUF1800 domain-containing protein, giving the protein MSAAADPLAPFDVATSGWTRRHAAHLLWRAQHGATDAEVTRAHEEGLPATLDRLLSPQPETSEFTAADATLAQLAADSGDIGDLKAWWAHRIVRTANPLVEKMTLFWHNHFATSNTKVDSVPRMTAQNDTLRTHAVGSFRELLGAMTRDVAMLVWLDGNANRRRQPNENFARELLELFALGVGNYTERDIQEAARAFTGGHVRQEKFWFNARQHDEGAKQVFGASGNFDGGEIIDLCLAQPSCACFLATKLLRQFVMPLPPDQSIDALAAKLREQDYQLAPALRTLFASELFFSAAAERSIIKSPADLVLGTLRTLEARANLRPAVQLMAELGQNLFEPPTVKGWEGGRLWINSASMLKRANFATDLAFSDRYGAIADPAELAASRHWRRIDEMLQHYVELLWSADAGESLPLLEQAMSETHGTLSQRLRGVVHLVLAAPRYQLM